Proteins from one Chroococcidiopsis sp. CCMEE 29 genomic window:
- a CDS encoding IS5 family transposase encodes MSKAYPSNLTLAQYELLSDLIPEPKPGGRPREAKMWAVLNAIFYVLVEGVRWRSLPSDFPAWQTVYTYFRNWRLDGTWLRIHERLRQWMRVAQERQPSPSEAIIDSQSVKSAAMVSKAVGFDAGKLTKGRKRFLTVDTLGLVLRVLVSAANVGEREGGKQVLKRVKKMAPAVSRLHTIWVDAGFDGEPFMQWVMNVCRWIVQVVLRPEQTKGFVLLKKRWVVERTFGWLMGCRRLVRDYELLPQTSETFIYLAMIRIMVRRLA; translated from the coding sequence ATGAGTAAAGCTTACCCTAGTAATCTGACTCTTGCCCAGTATGAATTGCTCAGTGACCTGATTCCAGAACCAAAACCTGGTGGTCGTCCCCGTGAAGCCAAGATGTGGGCAGTTCTCAACGCTATATTTTATGTTCTAGTGGAGGGGGTGCGCTGGCGATCTTTACCGAGTGACTTCCCAGCATGGCAAACAGTGTACACATACTTTCGCAACTGGCGTCTTGATGGAACTTGGCTCAGGATACATGAGCGTCTGCGGCAGTGGATGAGAGTGGCTCAGGAGCGACAACCAAGCCCATCCGAAGCAATCATTGACAGTCAAAGTGTCAAAAGCGCGGCAATGGTCAGCAAGGCAGTCGGCTTTGATGCAGGTAAATTAACTAAGGGACGCAAACGGTTTTTGACAGTGGATACGTTGGGCTTAGTGCTGCGAGTGTTAGTGAGTGCGGCGAACGTTGGAGAGCGTGAGGGCGGCAAACAAGTACTCAAGCGAGTTAAAAAGATGGCTCCAGCAGTGTCTCGTCTGCATACAATTTGGGTTGATGCAGGCTTTGACGGTGAGCCATTCATGCAATGGGTGATGAACGTTTGTCGTTGGATTGTGCAGGTAGTGCTGCGACCAGAACAAACCAAAGGGTTCGTGTTGTTGAAAAAGCGGTGGGTAGTGGAGCGAACTTTTGGCTGGCTAATGGGCTGTCGCCGATTGGTCAGAGACTATGAGTTATTGCCCCAAACATCGGAGACATTTATCTACCTTGCCATGATCCGGATCATGGTGAGGCGACTGGCATAA
- a CDS encoding transglutaminase domain-containing protein encodes MLKRSKYKKLQIGKKRYCQASQDSSAIFLLIGLVLVSSLVTIKNNSHIIYNKFLIGKHFSFGDLRYDSISEELELDNNKQSLRVGSIDELKNTDFTKIDNYASSVHYDGTSVFELASLLSRYTKTEAEKARIIYSWITYNITYDVSTYLSGNYGDLSSQETLKTRKGVCSGFANLYKAFAKAIGLDVVVVDGYAKRMF; translated from the coding sequence ATGTTGAAAAGAAGTAAATACAAAAAACTGCAAATTGGCAAGAAAAGATATTGTCAAGCTTCTCAAGATAGCTCTGCTATTTTTTTATTAATTGGATTAGTTCTTGTTTCTAGCTTAGTTACTATTAAAAATAATTCGCACATCATATATAACAAATTCCTAATAGGCAAGCATTTTTCTTTTGGTGACTTACGCTATGATTCTATTTCAGAAGAGTTGGAATTAGATAATAATAAACAATCTCTAAGAGTTGGTTCAATTGATGAATTGAAAAATACGGATTTTACTAAAATAGATAATTACGCTTCTTCTGTTCATTATGACGGTACTTCGGTTTTTGAATTAGCTTCTCTCTTATCCCGTTATACCAAGACAGAAGCAGAAAAAGCCCGCATTATATATTCTTGGATTACCTATAACATTACCTACGATGTATCAACTTACCTAAGTGGTAATTATGGAGATTTGAGTTCACAAGAGACTCTTAAAACCCGAAAAGGTGTATGTTCAGGGTTTGCAAACCTTTACAAAGCTTTTGCTAAAGCTATAGGATTGGACGTGGTTGTTGTTGATGGTTATGCTAAGAGGATGTTTTAA
- the glpK gene encoding glycerol kinase GlpK, whose product MNINSSQYVLALDLGTTGSRAILFDTQGSIAGQAYKELTQHYPQPGWLEHSPQEIWHDTRALLQQVLQHTGIAAKQIAAIGLTVQRETCLLWDKTTGKPLHNAIVWQDRRTASLCRQLAQQGYAAKIQDCTGLVLDAYFSATKLAWLLDWLKRERPQVNLDNVLAGTVDAWVLWNLTGRQVHATDHSSASRTMLMNLACLDWEVELLDLFGIPAHLMPQIQPSMGLFGKTDPKLLGVAVPITAIFGDQQAALFAHGCNRPGMLKCTYGTGCFLIAHTGNQLTRSHNQLLSTVAWSNAAKQSAVEVNYALEGAMFTTGASIQWLRDGLKLITEAAQTEHLARQVSDTNGVYFVPALSGLGAPHWDMNARGAILGITGSVQREHIVRAVLESIAYQVKEVVEAMNKDSDTLIKSLKVDGGAAQNDFLMQFQADILGVPIERPAILDATAQGAAFGAGLAAGLWDDYDRLIKGSKMDRIFEPGQGAAQAQANFAMWSKAVERAKNWSE is encoded by the coding sequence ATGAATATCAATTCGTCTCAATACGTTTTGGCACTCGATTTAGGTACAACAGGCAGTCGAGCGATTTTGTTTGACACCCAAGGGTCTATAGCGGGTCAAGCTTACAAAGAACTAACGCAGCATTATCCTCAACCGGGCTGGTTAGAGCACAGCCCCCAGGAGATTTGGCACGATACTCGCGCCTTATTGCAGCAAGTTTTACAGCATACAGGCATCGCCGCCAAGCAGATAGCAGCAATTGGTCTTACAGTGCAGCGTGAAACCTGTCTGCTATGGGACAAAACCACAGGCAAGCCTTTGCACAATGCAATTGTCTGGCAAGACCGCCGCACGGCTTCCTTATGTCGCCAACTAGCTCAGCAAGGCTACGCGGCAAAGATCCAAGACTGTACAGGATTGGTGCTTGATGCTTACTTCTCCGCTACGAAGCTCGCCTGGTTACTCGATTGGCTCAAGCGCGAACGACCACAGGTCAACCTGGACAATGTACTGGCTGGCACGGTCGATGCCTGGGTGCTGTGGAATCTGACCGGGCGACAAGTTCATGCTACCGACCACAGCAGTGCTAGCCGCACGATGCTGATGAATCTAGCATGTCTAGATTGGGAGGTGGAGCTACTAGATTTATTTGGTATCCCAGCTCATTTAATGCCCCAGATTCAACCGAGCATGGGGCTATTTGGTAAGACTGACCCAAAGTTGTTGGGAGTAGCAGTACCGATTACAGCAATCTTTGGTGACCAACAGGCAGCGCTGTTTGCTCACGGTTGTAATCGTCCGGGGATGTTAAAATGCACCTACGGCACCGGTTGTTTCCTAATTGCTCATACAGGAAATCAACTAACGCGATCGCACAATCAACTCCTCTCAACCGTGGCTTGGAGCAATGCAGCTAAGCAGAGTGCAGTCGAAGTGAACTATGCCTTAGAAGGAGCGATGTTTACAACTGGAGCCAGCATTCAATGGTTGCGGGATGGTTTGAAGCTAATTACAGAAGCAGCCCAAACAGAACATTTGGCACGTCAGGTAAGCGACACAAACGGCGTTTACTTCGTTCCTGCGCTGAGTGGTCTAGGTGCGCCTCATTGGGACATGAATGCGCGTGGAGCCATCCTGGGAATCACTGGCAGCGTGCAGCGGGAACACATAGTTAGGGCGGTGCTCGAGTCTATTGCCTACCAAGTTAAAGAAGTTGTAGAGGCAATGAATAAAGACAGCGACACACTAATTAAATCTCTAAAAGTTGATGGCGGTGCTGCTCAGAATGATTTTCTGATGCAGTTTCAGGCAGATATTCTGGGTGTTCCGATTGAGCGTCCTGCTATCCTCGACGCTACAGCCCAAGGGGCAGCCTTTGGTGCTGGTTTAGCTGCTGGCTTGTGGGATGATTACGACAGGTTGATTAAAGGAAGCAAGATGGACCGCATCTTTGAACCAGGTCAAGGCGCAGCGCAGGCACAGGCAAATTTTGCTATGTGGTCAAAAGCCGTTGAACGAGCCAAGAATTGGAGCGAGTAA
- a CDS encoding TIGR04283 family arsenosugar biosynthesis glycosyltransferase codes for MSCVSIIIPTLDEASCLGRTLRQLSILDPAAKEVLVVDGGSEDETIAIAQTAGVHVLSSECGRSAQMNRGAEAATGEILCFLHADTCVPNDLVGVIEQTLADKAVVGGGFISLMAGTQTTRWGVSLHNYLKTYYAPLLFRPHLFFKGLRLLFGDQVIFCRRADFWECGGFDSTLPIMEEADLCRKLVQRGRIRQVNRIVQSSDRRVARWGSLKATAIYLYIGFLWGFGVSPTYLKQFYQNIR; via the coding sequence ATGTCTTGCGTTTCCATTATCATTCCAACACTGGATGAGGCAAGTTGCCTAGGGCGAACTCTGCGGCAGCTAAGTATTCTCGATCCTGCCGCTAAGGAAGTATTGGTGGTGGATGGTGGGAGTGAAGACGAGACAATCGCGATCGCTCAAACAGCAGGAGTGCATGTTCTTTCTAGTGAATGCGGGCGCTCGGCGCAGATGAACCGAGGCGCGGAGGCAGCAACTGGGGAAATTCTCTGCTTTCTGCATGCTGATACTTGCGTACCAAATGACCTTGTAGGAGTGATTGAGCAGACTTTAGCTGACAAGGCTGTTGTTGGCGGGGGGTTTATTTCTCTGATGGCAGGTACTCAAACAACGCGGTGGGGAGTATCGCTGCACAACTACCTCAAAACCTACTACGCCCCCTTACTTTTCCGACCTCACTTATTTTTTAAAGGATTACGCTTGCTGTTCGGCGATCAGGTAATTTTTTGCCGCCGTGCCGATTTCTGGGAATGTGGCGGCTTCGACAGTACGCTTCCGATTATGGAGGAGGCTGACTTGTGCCGGAAGCTAGTGCAGCGAGGACGGATTCGTCAGGTAAACCGCATTGTGCAGAGTTCCGATCGCCGTGTAGCGCGTTGGGGTTCACTCAAGGCTACAGCAATCTACCTCTACATCGGCTTTTTGTGGGGTTTCGGTGTTTCGCCAACTTACCTGAAGCAGTTTTATCAGAATATTCGATGA
- a CDS encoding carbon dioxide-concentrating mechanism protein CcmK, producing MPQAVGSIETKGFPAVLAAADAMVKAGRVTLVGYIRVGSARFTVNIRGDVSEVKTAMAAGIEAVEQVHGGTLESWVIIPRPHENVVAVLPIAFTEDVQQFRDAVEQPIVRR from the coding sequence GTGCCACAGGCAGTTGGATCGATTGAAACAAAGGGTTTTCCTGCTGTGCTAGCAGCGGCAGATGCCATGGTCAAAGCTGGCAGAGTCACGTTAGTTGGTTATATTCGAGTCGGCAGTGCTCGCTTTACAGTCAATATCCGGGGTGATGTTTCTGAGGTAAAAACTGCAATGGCAGCTGGAATTGAGGCTGTAGAACAAGTTCACGGTGGTACTTTGGAATCGTGGGTGATTATTCCTCGTCCTCACGAGAATGTCGTAGCAGTTCTGCCAATTGCCTTTACTGAAGATGTCCAACAGTTCCGAGACGCTGTCGAACAGCCGATTGTCCGGAGGTAA
- a CDS encoding carbon dioxide-concentrating mechanism protein CcmK, translated as MPAAVGVIETLGFPAVLAAADAMVKAGAVTLVYFDKAESGRFLVAIRGRVAEVNTAVAAGIAAGEQAYGGQVITHYIIPNPTENVEAILPIDYTQKVEQFRMF; from the coding sequence ATGCCAGCAGCGGTTGGAGTAATTGAAACGTTAGGTTTTCCTGCTGTGTTAGCAGCGGCAGATGCAATGGTCAAAGCTGGTGCAGTCACGTTAGTTTATTTTGACAAAGCGGAAAGCGGTCGGTTTTTAGTCGCCATCCGCGGGAGGGTTGCTGAGGTCAACACAGCAGTGGCAGCAGGGATTGCAGCTGGAGAACAAGCCTACGGTGGTCAAGTAATTACCCATTACATCATTCCTAATCCCACTGAAAATGTGGAAGCCATTCTGCCAATCGACTACACTCAAAAAGTCGAACAGTTCCGAATGTTTTAA
- a CDS encoding rhodanese-like domain-containing protein: MFLGIIPSPPPLKAQSLVYDLKARLDWGDPALTIIDVRDRTEFHFSHILGAISLPLNELVDRTLSSLETTRDIYVYGDTDEETAEAAAKLRAAGYQYVSELRGGVAAWKAVDYPVESIIQIPESY; this comes from the coding sequence ATGTTTCTAGGTATTATTCCCTCTCCACCACCGCTAAAAGCGCAGTCTCTGGTTTATGACCTGAAAGCGCGCCTTGACTGGGGCGATCCAGCATTGACAATCATTGATGTGCGCGATCGCACTGAATTTCACTTCAGCCACATCTTGGGAGCAATTTCGCTGCCGCTGAACGAATTAGTAGACCGTACCTTGTCAAGCCTTGAAACAACAAGAGATATTTACGTCTACGGCGATACCGATGAAGAAACAGCAGAAGCAGCGGCTAAACTGCGTGCCGCTGGATATCAATATGTGTCAGAACTTCGAGGTGGTGTTGCAGCCTGGAAAGCGGTAGACTACCCAGTTGAATCGATTATCCAAATACCAGAAAGTTATTAA
- a CDS encoding rhodanese-like domain-containing protein, which yields MNNNPLGGIIPPQPPVDPKSNVHELKSRLEWGEPAFTILDVRDRQVFNDGHIMGAVAMPMDQELADRVKHSKLEFSRDIYVYGETDEQTAQAAQSLRSAGFEHVSELKGGLPAWKAIGGPTEGVIESRTPAGADDYNVAARLKNHAENQQK from the coding sequence ATGAACAACAATCCTTTAGGTGGCATTATTCCCCCTCAGCCGCCGGTTGACCCGAAATCTAACGTTCATGAACTCAAATCTCGTCTCGAATGGGGCGAACCAGCTTTTACAATTCTTGATGTGCGCGATCGGCAAGTTTTCAATGATGGTCATATCATGGGTGCTGTGGCAATGCCTATGGATCAAGAATTGGCAGACCGGGTAAAACACTCCAAGCTTGAGTTTAGCCGTGATATATACGTTTACGGCGAAACCGACGAACAAACTGCCCAAGCTGCCCAAAGCCTTCGCTCTGCCGGGTTTGAGCATGTGTCCGAACTAAAAGGTGGTCTGCCAGCCTGGAAGGCGATTGGCGGTCCTACTGAAGGAGTGATCGAGTCAAGAACGCCCGCAGGTGCAGATGACTATAATGTTGCAGCTCGGTTAAAAAACCACGCAGAAAATCAGCAAAAATAG
- the mutL gene encoding DNA mismatch repair endonuclease MutL — protein sequence MRPGIQPLPSEVVHLIAAGEVIDSLAAVVRELVENSLDAGATRIVVSLWPQQWRVRVADNGCGMEFVDLQQAATAHSTSKIRSCEDLWKITSLGFRGEALHSLAQLADLEILSRPAGSTEGWRIVYCSQGKAAQVETVAIAPGTVVTVSNLFASWSERRQGLPSATQQMKAVQTTIQQIALCHPYVTWQIWQNDREWFTLCPGATTQQLLPQILRQVRLSDLQQLKIEVATPKGEGSEEREQGEQEWNPKSKIQNPKLNHSSLQLVLGLPDRYHRHRPDWVRVAVNGRMVKSPELEQTMLAAMARTLPRDRYPVCFLHLRIPPNQINWNRHPAKAEIYLHHLSYWQEQVTQAIEQALRLGATNFPEAVHMARVGKLIKAAEEKGAYGTSRSIQPTPAEIETNKSEENTNPRPTLREAACASTPLASHSLKAIAQVHNTYILAEHPAGLWLVEQHIAHERVLYEQLCDRWQLVPLEPPVILNQLTPAQRSQLERIGLEVEPFGEQLWAVRTAPAVLQQRDDCAEALLELSWGGDLQTAQVATACRSAIRNGTPLNLEDMQTLLDQWQRTRNPRTCPHGRPIYLSLEESALARFFRRHWVIGKSHGI from the coding sequence ATGAGACCTGGTATTCAACCTTTACCTTCAGAGGTCGTGCATCTGATTGCAGCGGGAGAGGTAATTGACTCTCTTGCAGCTGTGGTGCGGGAACTCGTAGAAAATTCCCTCGATGCAGGGGCAACGCGGATTGTGGTCAGCCTGTGGCCTCAGCAGTGGCGGGTGCGCGTGGCTGATAATGGTTGCGGCATGGAATTCGTAGACTTGCAACAGGCAGCAACTGCCCATAGCACTAGTAAAATTCGCAGTTGTGAAGACCTCTGGAAGATTACTAGTCTGGGATTTCGGGGCGAAGCATTGCATAGCCTAGCCCAACTGGCAGATTTAGAGATTTTGAGTCGTCCAGCTGGATCGACTGAGGGTTGGCGCATTGTTTATTGCTCTCAAGGAAAAGCGGCGCAGGTAGAAACGGTAGCGATCGCTCCTGGTACAGTTGTCACTGTCTCCAATCTGTTCGCTAGCTGGTCTGAACGCCGTCAGGGATTGCCCTCAGCCACACAACAAATGAAAGCGGTACAAACGACAATTCAGCAAATCGCTTTATGTCATCCCTACGTTACTTGGCAAATTTGGCAAAATGATCGCGAATGGTTCACCCTCTGTCCAGGCGCAACCACCCAACAACTACTACCGCAGATTCTACGTCAGGTACGTTTGAGTGACTTGCAGCAACTGAAAATTGAGGTAGCCACTCCTAAAGGAGAAGGATCTGAAGAGAGAGAGCAAGGGGAGCAAGAGTGGAATCCAAAATCCAAAATCCAAAATCCAAAATTGAATCACTCTTCACTCCAATTAGTTCTAGGCTTACCAGATCGGTACCATCGTCATCGCCCGGATTGGGTACGGGTGGCGGTAAATGGAAGAATGGTGAAGTCGCCGGAACTAGAACAAACCATGTTGGCAGCTATGGCGCGGACATTACCCCGCGATCGCTATCCAGTCTGTTTCCTGCATTTACGAATCCCCCCCAATCAAATAAACTGGAATCGCCATCCAGCTAAGGCAGAAATTTATCTGCACCACCTGAGTTACTGGCAAGAGCAAGTTACCCAAGCAATTGAGCAAGCCCTCCGCCTCGGTGCCACTAATTTTCCAGAGGCTGTTCATATGGCGCGGGTAGGTAAGTTAATCAAAGCAGCAGAAGAAAAAGGTGCCTACGGTACAAGTCGCTCCATTCAACCAACACCAGCTGAAATAGAGACAAACAAATCTGAAGAAAACACTAACCCTCGCCCCACTCTTCGAGAAGCCGCCTGCGCGTCTACGCCCCTCGCCTCTCACTCCTTAAAAGCGATCGCTCAAGTTCACAATACTTATATCCTGGCAGAGCATCCAGCAGGATTGTGGTTAGTGGAACAGCACATTGCTCATGAACGAGTTTTATACGAGCAACTATGCGATCGCTGGCAACTTGTCCCTCTGGAACCCCCAGTCATTCTTAATCAGCTGACTCCAGCGCAGCGATCGCAACTAGAACGAATCGGTTTAGAAGTAGAACCTTTTGGTGAGCAGTTGTGGGCAGTCCGCACAGCACCCGCAGTACTGCAACAACGAGACGACTGCGCCGAAGCATTGTTAGAACTTAGCTGGGGAGGCGACTTACAAACGGCTCAGGTAGCAACCGCCTGTCGCAGTGCCATTCGTAACGGTACACCCCTGAATTTAGAAGACATGCAAACTTTATTAGATCAATGGCAACGCACCCGCAATCCTCGCACTTGTCCTCACGGTCGCCCAATTTATTTATCTTTGGAAGAGTCTGCTTTAGCTCGCTTCTTCCGGCGACATTGGGTAATTGGTAAAAGTCACGGGATATAG
- the pstS gene encoding phosphate ABC transporter substrate-binding protein PstS: MMLQMFSKRRAFLTSLIALAMGVSACQPGQQTTPTAGNQATPAAGTNGQAPSASLSGAGATFPAPLYQRWFTEYNQKVNQNVRVSYQSVGSGAGLEQYINGTVDFGASDAPIRGDRLEAFRKKYNAEPIQIPMAAGAVPLAYNLPEIKGQELRLSRAAYCGIVTGKVTRWNDQLIQKDNPGVNLPDRPLTFAHRSDGSGTTFIFVNHIDAACPDWQAGVGTSVNWPTGVGAQGNEGVSAQIQQNEGTIGYIEYAYAKLNQIPTAVLENASGQFVAPSAESAAAVFENVEIPKDFGLLVPDPKNSEAFPIAGLTWIMVYPQYQDKEKYTALRNVLMWSLTDGRPITEELGYIPMPENIVKRVEDVLENQVQVAAN, translated from the coding sequence ATGATGCTTCAAATGTTTTCCAAGCGACGAGCGTTTCTCACATCCCTGATTGCTTTGGCGATGGGTGTATCTGCCTGTCAACCCGGTCAACAAACTACCCCGACAGCTGGAAATCAGGCTACCCCTGCAGCGGGTACTAATGGTCAGGCTCCTAGTGCAAGTCTGAGTGGTGCAGGTGCGACCTTCCCGGCACCTCTATATCAGCGGTGGTTCACTGAGTACAACCAAAAAGTTAACCAAAATGTGCGGGTCAGCTATCAGTCTGTTGGTAGCGGTGCTGGGCTGGAACAATACATTAATGGAACTGTAGATTTTGGAGCCAGTGATGCGCCGATCCGAGGCGATCGCCTAGAGGCGTTTCGCAAAAAATACAATGCAGAACCGATTCAGATCCCCATGGCTGCTGGCGCAGTTCCACTCGCCTATAACCTACCAGAAATTAAGGGTCAAGAGTTAAGGCTTTCCCGCGCAGCTTATTGTGGCATCGTTACAGGTAAGGTAACTCGGTGGAACGATCAGCTAATTCAAAAGGATAATCCTGGAGTGAACCTACCGGATAGACCGCTTACCTTTGCTCATCGTTCCGACGGTAGTGGCACCACCTTCATTTTTGTCAATCATATTGATGCCGCCTGCCCCGACTGGCAAGCGGGGGTTGGTACCTCGGTCAACTGGCCTACAGGTGTTGGCGCTCAAGGTAATGAGGGGGTTTCTGCCCAAATTCAGCAGAATGAAGGTACAATTGGCTACATTGAGTATGCCTATGCCAAACTCAATCAGATTCCAACTGCTGTACTGGAAAATGCGTCAGGTCAATTCGTTGCACCCAGCGCCGAGTCTGCCGCAGCCGTGTTTGAGAACGTAGAAATTCCCAAGGACTTCGGTCTGCTAGTACCAGATCCAAAAAATTCAGAGGCTTTTCCTATTGCTGGCTTGACTTGGATCATGGTTTATCCACAGTACCAGGATAAGGAAAAATATACAGCCCTGAGGAATGTGCTGATGTGGTCTCTTACTGATGGTAGACCGATCACTGAAGAATTGGGCTATATCCCCATGCCAGAAAACATCGTTAAGCGAGTTGAGGATGTTCTGGAGAACCAAGTTCAGGTAGCAGCGAACTGA
- the pstC gene encoding phosphate ABC transporter permease subunit PstC, whose protein sequence is MSSVTGESIRGQQPSLDKRPTTERAFDQGFFWLTLFFAIAVGAVLVWIIFQIGSSAWPAIQAYGVRFLTTTTWDPVNDVYGALPQIYGTLVTSLIALLIAVPVGIGVAVFLSENFLPSSIRTPIALAIELIAAIPSVVIGLWGIFVLIPFLRPFYSFLHNNFGWIPLFSTVPRGNSLLTLGIVLAVMILPTIIAISRGSLLSLPRDLRQGAMALGATRWETIFRVLIPAAFSGIVGSIMLALGRALGETMAAAMLVGNANQITVSILAPGATIASLIASQFGEAGRSQVAALLYSGVVLLVLSLIVNILAEVIIQKFQNVE, encoded by the coding sequence ATGAGTTCTGTAACTGGAGAGTCTATTAGAGGTCAGCAGCCGTCCCTTGATAAGCGACCTACCACAGAGCGGGCATTCGACCAAGGCTTTTTCTGGTTGACCTTGTTCTTTGCGATCGCTGTAGGTGCAGTTTTGGTCTGGATTATCTTCCAGATTGGGAGCTCCGCGTGGCCTGCAATCCAGGCATATGGTGTGCGGTTTCTGACCACTACAACCTGGGACCCTGTTAACGATGTCTACGGGGCACTTCCCCAAATTTACGGCACTCTAGTTACGTCTCTGATTGCCCTGCTCATTGCTGTTCCTGTGGGAATTGGGGTCGCTGTATTTTTGAGTGAAAACTTTCTCCCCAGCTCTATCCGCACTCCAATTGCCTTAGCCATAGAACTGATCGCAGCCATCCCCAGCGTTGTTATTGGTTTGTGGGGCATTTTTGTTTTGATCCCCTTCTTGCGACCCTTCTACAGCTTTCTTCACAATAATTTTGGCTGGATTCCGCTTTTTAGTACAGTTCCAAGAGGCAATAGCCTCCTGACTTTGGGCATAGTTTTGGCAGTCATGATCCTCCCAACCATCATTGCTATTTCCCGTGGCAGTTTGCTTTCTTTGCCCCGTGACCTTCGTCAAGGCGCAATGGCTCTAGGCGCAACTCGCTGGGAGACGATCTTTAGAGTTCTAATCCCGGCAGCTTTTTCGGGGATTGTTGGTTCAATTATGTTAGCTCTAGGTCGAGCCTTGGGAGAAACGATGGCGGCAGCCATGTTGGTTGGTAATGCTAACCAAATTACCGTATCTATTTTGGCTCCCGGAGCTACCATTGCTTCCTTGATTGCATCTCAGTTTGGTGAGGCAGGTCGTAGCCAGGTAGCTGCTCTACTTTACTCTGGTGTAGTACTGCTGGTTTTATCGCTGATTGTCAATATCCTGGCAGAAGTAATTATTCAAAAATTCCAGAACGTAGAGTAG